The proteins below come from a single Nanoarchaeota archaeon genomic window:
- a CDS encoding nucleotidyltransferase domain-containing protein, translated as MPSKDAQKKNSKEPESKKEKQEETSTKKLHERYTLRKNKETKKETTPVEKKSGAPVGNKEETQKEGEHKDEKKESTPEEKERKKEQERRFKVAQDFSRRLIEKFKKTVKCVIVYGSTATGSHKKTSDIDTFVLMDDTKIEQEIPQEVKDRIWNEILRVAKDTNEANKIPEGQGITIQAFMFLTEFWENMRTAEAVLLAILRTGVPVFDVGVFMPAKRMLLRGKIPTTKEAVDKKIAAAPEFVEYARARVKSAAHYLEQGMAAAGQGALMFIGRVPPNKEEVPKALRESFVADGLLEEKYVKDAEDIRKFAKELEHRKEEDCKVCGAEVDKYLNLTDEFVKRMEKLVKDLESKKKSTVLMNTYKTFLKANVGALKYKGVTPPESLKDLPKVMYQHFPDFKDSHAELFEHLTRVLTMVKDGKENEIPERDVYDLREKTKMFVLNLGKKLKDMKERGEIVVPEETELNKEKDSAEGQKQQQPIMTEEMINEKEKKK; from the coding sequence ATGCCTTCTAAGGACGCACAGAAAAAAAATTCTAAAGAGCCCGAATCCAAAAAGGAAAAGCAGGAAGAGACATCTACAAAAAAACTTCATGAACGATACACTCTAAGAAAAAATAAGGAAACTAAAAAAGAGACAACTCCTGTTGAAAAAAAGAGCGGCGCACCTGTTGGAAATAAAGAAGAAACCCAAAAAGAGGGCGAACATAAAGATGAAAAGAAAGAAAGCACCCCTGAAGAAAAGGAAAGAAAAAAGGAGCAGGAAAGGCGCTTCAAAGTCGCCCAGGATTTCTCGCGAAGATTAATTGAAAAATTCAAGAAAACCGTCAAATGCGTCATAGTTTACGGCTCAACAGCAACGGGCAGCCACAAGAAGACAAGCGACATCGACACATTTGTCTTAATGGATGACACAAAAATCGAGCAGGAAATCCCGCAGGAAGTAAAGGACAGGATATGGAATGAAATCCTGCGAGTGGCAAAAGACACAAACGAAGCAAACAAAATCCCGGAAGGCCAGGGAATAACGATTCAGGCATTTATGTTTCTCACAGAATTCTGGGAAAATATGAGGACTGCGGAAGCTGTTCTTCTTGCGATATTGCGGACAGGCGTCCCTGTTTTTGACGTTGGCGTGTTCATGCCTGCAAAAAGGATGCTCCTTCGCGGAAAAATCCCGACAACAAAGGAAGCGGTTGACAAAAAGATTGCGGCAGCTCCTGAATTTGTGGAATATGCGCGCGCAAGAGTCAAATCCGCCGCACACTATCTTGAACAGGGCATGGCTGCGGCAGGCCAGGGAGCATTGATGTTCATAGGCCGCGTTCCGCCGAACAAGGAAGAAGTGCCGAAAGCTCTTCGCGAATCATTTGTAGCTGACGGGCTTCTTGAGGAAAAATACGTCAAGGATGCTGAAGATATAAGAAAATTCGCAAAGGAACTCGAGCACAGAAAAGAGGAAGACTGTAAAGTATGCGGCGCAGAAGTTGACAAATACCTCAATCTGACTGACGAATTTGTCAAGCGCATGGAAAAACTTGTGAAAGACCTTGAATCAAAGAAAAAATCCACAGTGCTCATGAATACTTACAAAACGTTCTTAAAAGCGAATGTAGGGGCGCTGAAATACAAAGGCGTAACTCCGCCGGAATCCCTCAAAGACCTTCCAAAAGTAATGTACCAGCACTTCCCGGACTTCAAGGACTCGCATGCAGAACTGTTTGAGCACCTGACACGCGTGCTTACAATGGTCAAGGACGGAAAGGAAAACGAAATTCCCGAGCGCGATGTCTACGATTTGCGCGAGAAGACAAAGATGTTTGTCCTAAACCTCGGCAAAAAGCTGAAAGACATGAAAGAGCGCGGGGAAATTGTTGTGCCTGAGGAGACTGAATTAAACAAAGAAAAGGACAGCGCAGAAGGACAAAAACAGCAGCAACCGATTATGACCGAAGAGATGATTAATGAGAAGGAAAAGAAAAAGTGA
- a CDS encoding zinc ribbon domain-containing protein, with product MRCAACNSVLEEKWKFCASCGANIKNCSEALTKEITQSIISSLTGSENKGNLEINMLPNKTINNSQEDRKIHSKRQKQNSFLNTPNKPLEVVEPKTDITRLPGRIMLDTEIPGVKSGDSIKIMLLGESIEIRAVAPEKMYMKILHIPQNMRLAGSSFVDGKLRVALSEHLQMK from the coding sequence ATGCGTTGTGCTGCTTGCAATTCGGTTTTGGAAGAAAAGTGGAAGTTCTGCGCATCCTGCGGAGCAAACATCAAGAACTGCTCGGAAGCGCTGACAAAAGAGATAACTCAATCAATAATTTCTTCGCTAACCGGTTCTGAAAACAAAGGCAATCTTGAAATAAATATGCTGCCGAACAAAACCATAAACAATTCTCAAGAAGATCGTAAAATCCATTCAAAGCGCCAGAAACAAAACAGCTTCCTGAATACTCCGAACAAGCCGCTTGAGGTTGTCGAGCCAAAAACAGACATAACTCGCCTCCCGGGCAGAATAATGCTTGACACAGAAATTCCCGGAGTCAAATCAGGCGACAGTATAAAAATAATGCTTCTTGGCGAATCCATAGAGATAAGAGCGGTTGCGCCTGAAAAAATGTATATGAAAATCCTGCACATACCGCAAAACATGCGGCTTGCAGGCTCGTCTTTTGTTGACGGAAAACTAAGGGTGGCTCTTTCAGAGCATTTGCAAATGAAGTAG
- a CDS encoding HEPN domain-containing protein, translating into MRKEAENWIKQAEADLKTSRDCLTAKNYYAGAFFAEQCAEKALKAYFIFSKNDTAPKTHNLFELAMAVSLPKELISVARKLTPDFIITRYPDAAGGIPAELYDEESGRDALKRAEVIFVWVKGKLEK; encoded by the coding sequence ATGCGCAAAGAAGCCGAGAACTGGATAAAGCAGGCAGAAGCGGATTTGAAAACCTCGCGAGACTGCCTCACCGCAAAGAATTACTATGCTGGCGCTTTCTTTGCAGAGCAATGCGCTGAAAAAGCCCTGAAAGCGTATTTTATCTTCTCAAAGAATGACACGGCTCCTAAAACACACAATCTTTTCGAACTTGCAATGGCGGTCTCTCTACCAAAAGAACTCATTTCGGTTGCAAGAAAACTCACTCCAGATTTTATAATAACAAGATACCCTGATGCAGCAGGCGGTATTCCTGCAGAATTATATGATGAAGAAAGCGGCAGAGATGCGCTTAAAAGAGCAGAGGTAATATTCGTATGGGTAAAGGGCAAGTTAGAGAAATAG
- a CDS encoding DUF86 domain-containing protein: MNRNYKLFVKDIIQAMESIEQFVENKDQEELEEDDMASSAVIRKFEIIGEATKHIPNEMKKKYPNVPWPKMAGMRDRLIHAYFGIDYRLVWDAIHVELPKAKHELQDMLAKLEKEKKQ; the protein is encoded by the coding sequence ATGAATCGCAATTATAAGCTGTTTGTAAAAGACATAATTCAAGCCATGGAGTCCATAGAACAGTTTGTAGAAAACAAGGACCAAGAAGAGCTTGAAGAAGATGATATGGCTTCCAGCGCAGTTATCAGAAAGTTTGAAATTATCGGCGAAGCGACAAAACACATTCCTAATGAGATGAAAAAGAAGTACCCTAACGTGCCGTGGCCAAAGATGGCGGGTATGAGGGACAGGCTCATTCATGCATACTTCGGGATAGATTACCGCCTAGTCTGGGATGCCATACATGTTGAACTCCCAAAAGCCAAGCATGAATTACAGGATATGCTTGCTAAACTTGAAAAGGAGAAAAAGCAGTAA
- a CDS encoding VOC family protein, whose amino-acid sequence MNRVVHFEIPAENVKRAQKFYSDIFGWKINDMPDINYTLRHTAPTDDGERLNEPGAINGGMLKRSNPINSPVITIDVDNIDETLKTIKEMGGRVIKEKTEFNNRGYSAYFKDTEDNILGLLQAREKK is encoded by the coding sequence ATGAACCGTGTAGTACATTTTGAAATTCCTGCAGAAAATGTCAAGCGCGCCCAAAAGTTTTATAGCGATATTTTCGGATGGAAGATAAATGACATGCCAGACATTAATTATACGCTCCGGCACACTGCACCGACAGATGACGGTGAGAGGTTAAATGAACCGGGCGCAATAAACGGCGGAATGCTGAAGCGTTCAAACCCGATAAACTCTCCGGTAATAACGATAGATGTCGATAATATTGATGAAACACTAAAAACTATAAAGGAGATGGGCGGCAGAGTTATTAAGGAAAAAACGGAATTTAACAATAGAGGATATTCCGCCTACTTCAAAGACACTGAAGATAATATTCTGGGATTGTTGCAAGCGCGCGAGAAAAAATAA
- a CDS encoding nucleotidyltransferase domain-containing protein → MGKGQVREIEWLLEKIKKKYPDAKILLFGSRARGDHLESSDYDLLILSDDFENVPFRKRLEEIYELVDRPANVEIICLTHKEFRERRNELSIIKEIAREGMVV, encoded by the coding sequence ATGGGTAAAGGGCAAGTTAGAGAAATAGAGTGGCTTCTTGAAAAAATAAAAAAGAAATATCCTGATGCAAAAATACTGCTGTTCGGCTCCCGGGCGCGCGGCGACCATCTCGAATCAAGCGACTATGACCTGCTTATTTTATCAGATGATTTCGAAAATGTGCCGTTCAGAAAAAGGCTCGAGGAAATTTACGAGCTTGTAGATCGTCCTGCGAACGTCGAAATAATCTGCCTCACCCATAAAGAATTTCGCGAAAGAAGAAACGAGCTATCTATTATAAAGGAAATTGCAAGAGAGGGCATGGTGGTTTGA
- a CDS encoding nucleotidyltransferase family protein, with the protein MSQTALARPQSAELRAIRQKIRKLGAEMRKDYKAEVIGIFGSYARGEQKKGSDLDVLVRFYKGATLFDFVGLADFLEKKLKIKVDVVSEGGVRKELKKQIFNEAQEI; encoded by the coding sequence ATGTCGCAAACAGCACTGGCGCGCCCGCAAAGCGCAGAGCTTAGGGCAATTCGCCAAAAAATACGGAAACTGGGCGCAGAGATGAGGAAGGACTACAAAGCGGAAGTCATCGGAATCTTTGGCTCTTACGCGCGCGGAGAGCAGAAAAAAGGAAGCGACCTTGACGTTCTTGTAAGATTTTATAAAGGAGCTACTTTATTTGACTTTGTCGGGCTTGCAGATTTTCTTGAAAAAAAGCTCAAAATAAAAGTAGATGTTGTTTCTGAAGGCGGAGTTCGAAAGGAGCTAAAGAAGCAAATATTCAACGAGGCGCAAGAAATATGA